The window AAATTGGCAGACTCAAGCATAACAGCTACCCCTATACGGTAGCCTGGTTTACGGAAGGGGAAACGGGCAACATGATGTTTTACCCGGAGTGGCAGCCACCGGTAGAAGAAAAAATAGGGGTTGAGCAGGCACAGCTGGAGATTGTCTGTCCGGCAGGATTTGCCTTAAGACATCGTACCCATGGACTGCAAGATCCGCAAATTTCTAGTGAAGCAGACGGCAGCAAGCGTTATCTGTGGAAAGTAGAGAAGCTGGCACCCGGGGAGCCCGAGCCCCATGCTCCTTTCTGGCAAAGCGAAGCCTATGTGTTAACTGCTCCGGCAGAGTTCGAAGTGGATGGCTATAAAGGAAATATGGAAAGCTGGCAGCAACTGGGTGTGTTTATGAATCAGCTCTTAAAAGGAAGAGATGTTTTAACCCCTGAGGCTGAAAGTAAAGTAAAGCAGCTCACCAGTGGCCTGGCCACTCCTGAGGAAAAAGTAAAAGCGGTTTATGAATACATGCAACAAAACACGCGCTATGTAAGCATTCAGCTGGGGATAGGGGGCTGGCAGCCATTCGAAGCTTCTTTTGTAGCCCAAAAAGGCTACGGCGATTGTAAAGCACTCAGTAATTATACCAAAGCCCTGCTGAAAAGTGTGGGAATCCCTTCTTACTATACCATTATCCATGCAGGTGCAGACGGAACAAACAGCGTTGTTGCAGATTTTCCGAAACGCTATTTTAACCACGTGATACTCTGTGTACCCCTGGAAAAAGATACGATCTGGCTGGAGTGTACCAGCCAGACAAACCCATTTAACCATATGGGAAGTTTTACCGGAAACAGAAAAGCCCTGCTGGTTACAGAAGAGGGAGGCAAGCTTGTAAACACCCGCACCTATAACGCAGCAGATAACTACCGCTATACCAAAACCACGGTAGATCTTGAACAGGAACAGCCGCAGTACGAGCTTTCCCGCAGCTTTGGCGGTATCCAGTTCGATTTGCCTTATGAGGTGATGCGTGCAGATCCGCAGAATCAGAAAAAGTGGTTATATGAGCATGCAGACCTGCCTGAGGTTACTATTAAGCAGCATAATTTGCAAAAAGCAGCAGGTGCAGCGCCTGTAATGCTGCTGAAGGCAGAGGGTGTGTTACAGGAAAAACAAATAAGATCGGGTACCCGCATGTTCCTGCCGCTAAGCATCAACAAGTTTCCACTGAAGGCACCCCGTCCAATGGCAAACCGAAAAACAGATTTTGAACAGGAGTGGGGCTACACCTATTCCGATACGCTCATATATAAGGTGCCTGCCAGCTATACCCTGGAGCACCTGCCAGAGCCGCAGCTTACCAAGACTGATTTTGGTGAATATTCCCTGAAAGCTGAATATAGAAAAGGAGAGCTCATCAGTATTGCTACCTTACAGCTAAAAGATGGTCTTTACCCTGCCGCCAGGTATGCAGAGTGGGTAGCCTTTATACAGCAGGTAAGAAGTGCCCATGCCACAAAAGCAGTGCTGGTGCAGGCTCCTCAGGCAGCCTCGGAATAATACCCCCCGGAGTACCGGCTTTGTTAAAACTTTCCAGCCAGCAAATCTTTTCGCTGGCTGTTTTTTTTAGCAGCTCCTTATAATTTCCTAAACAGAATTTCAGTTTCAGTTGTAGGGCAAAACCTGCAAATTTGCCCCGGTGGTGGTACATAATGCAGCTTATCAATTGCCAGGCTCCCAAAAAAAAAGAGGTGGTATGCATTTTTTCCTATATTGGGGCAAACAAACCTTTTTCTTTATGATTCTTAGGATGCTGTCTCTGGCTTGTATAGCAGCTATAGTTACCACCAGCTGTGCCGGACCAAGCGAACAAACTGCTAATGAACCTACTACATCTAAAGTTGTGCAAGATATTCATTCTCATGCCCGCCCCGATCAGGCTGTTGTAAAGCACCTGAACTGGGATGCCAAAATAGATTTTGGAAAAAAGGAAATAGAAGCTGTAGCGCGTTTAGACATTGAAGCTACCCGCGGAACCAATGAGCTAATCCTGGACTCCAAGGGACTGGAGATAGAGCGTGTAACCCTTGGTGAGCAGGAAGAAATGGGCACTTTTGAGATCGGTGCGTTCAATGAACACATGGGCAGCCCCCTTAAAATAAAGATCAAACCTAACACAAAGCGGGTTAACGTTTACTACAAAACAGGCCCCGATGCCGAAGCCCTGCAATGGCTGGCCCCGGAGCAGACGGCAGGCAAAGAGCATCCATTCCTTTTTACCCAATCTCAGGCCATACTGGCCCGCAGCTGGGTGCCTATACAAGACTCACCCGGCATACGCTTTACCTACGAAGCTACCGTGCAGGTACCGCCAGCACTGATGGCACTCATGAGTGCCGAAAACCCAACGCGGCGTAATGTGTCTGGTATCTATAAATTTAAAATGGACCAGCCCATTCCGGCCTACCTGCTGGCTCTGTCCGTAGGCGATCTGGAATTTTCGTCTATCAGCGCCCGTACCGGGGTGTATGCAGAGCCCTCTATGATCAAAGAATCTGCCTATGAATTTGCAGAACTGGATAAAATGCTGGTAGCAGCAGAAGAGCTCTACGGCCCCTACCGCTGGGAGCGCTACGACCTGATAGTATTGCCTCCCAGCTTTCCTTTCGGAGGCATGGAAAATCCACGCTTAACCTTTGCCACGCCAACTATTCTGGCCGGCGACCGCTCGCTGACCTCACTGGTTGCACATGAGCTGGCGCATAGCTGGAGCGGTAATCTGGTAACTAATGCTACCTGGAATGATTTCTGGCTGAATGAGGGCTTTACCGTCTACTTTGAGCGGCGTATTATGGAGTCTCTGTATGGCAAAGATTACGCTGACATGTTGGCAGTACTTGGCAGACATGACCTGGAAGAAACAGTAGCCCTGCTTAAACAAGAAAATAAGGCAGCAGATACAAAACTGTATCTCAGCCTGGAGGGGCGGAGCCCCGATGATGGCATGACAGACGTTGCCTATGAAAAAGGCTATTTCCTGCTGCGGTACCTGGAAGATCAGGTAGGCCGTGAAAAGTGGGATGCATTCCTGCGGGAATATTTCGATAAGAATGCCTTCAGCACCATGACAACAGAGGCCTTCCTGACCTATCTGTCTGATAATTTATTGAAACCCAATAACCTGAGTGCAGATGAGCTTGGCCTAGAGCGTTGGGTTTATGAGGAGGGGCTGCCAGATAGCATGCCAGTGGTTACTTCAGAACGCTTTCAGCAGGTAGAGCAGGCGCTGGAGCAATGGAGGGGAGGCACTCCTGCCAGCCAGCTGGATACCAACGACTGGTCGTCGCATGAGTGGCTGCACTTTATCCGCAACCTGCCCGAAACGCTAAGCCAGCAGCAGCTGACCGAACTGGATGCCGCCTTTGGATTTACCAATTCCGGTAACTCTGAAATATTGGCAGCATGGTTTATACACGCCATCGCCCATGATTATGAGCCTGCTTATGCAGCCTTAGACCGCTTTTTAAATAAGGTAGGGCGCCGTAAGTTTTTAGCTCCTATCTATAGAAAGTTAGCAGAAACAGAAAAAGGTAAAGAGCTGGCACTCAACATCTATCGCAGGGCCCGAACTAACTATCACTTTGTGTCAGTAAGCTCTATCGATAAAATAGTGGGGTATAAAGAATTACAGGAGAAGGATAAATGATGTAATGTTTTGTAGAAAAAAATATTATTTTATTTTTGATAAAGTAAGCCCAACAGGCTTTTATCCTCAAAAACAGGAGCAGAGCGTTTTTAAGGCTTATGTAAAAACATCTCTTTTGCTGTAAGATGAAAATTGTATTTTGCTGAAGAGATAATCTAGATTTTTATATCTTTGTATACTACAGTTGGTACATATTTTGTGCTTACGGGGGGAGAATGCATTGTTTGTGCTGTAATTTTAGCGTGAAGTAGCAAATGAGCCAGGAGAAGATTAACCACATTTTGCTTGTAGACGACGATGAGATCCATAGCAACCTTTGCTATGAGCTTATCCTGCGTGCAGGGATTGCCAACAACGTTACCATATTTAACGATGCGGAAGAGGCACTCTCCTACCTGAGAAATAATGTAGGAAATACGGAGGGGCTTCCAGACCTTATTTTTCTGGATATCAATATGCCCTTTATGGATGGCTGGGATTTTCTGGATTCCTACGAGGAGTTCAGGGCAAAAATGGGAAAAGATATTATGCTGATCCTGCTTACCTCATCTGTTTATAAAAACGATATTGAGAAAGCCAAACAGTATAAGGCGGTGGCAGAGTATATCAAAACACCCATCTCTATCGATAAGCTGATCCAGACAAGGAACGATTATTTCAAGCATTTAAAAACTGCATAATATAAAAAGCTGACGTTCCGAAAACGTCAGCTTTTTTATTTTTTTATCTCTGAACAAAGCATGTTGTAATTTTTAGGCGAAAAAACCGAAAACAACATACAGGAAGCCACATTAAATCGTTATTCTTTCCAGTAAAATACTTAACTTTCAAAAGAAGCCCCATTTGTAGAGTCTGGTGGCAGTAAAGTTTTATAGCCACAGGCTATCTTTCTGCTGTATTAGTTTTACAACAAACAATTAATTTATCCTCAATTACTGGAACAGGGTGCGATTGCTGAAGATATTATGAGAAAGAATCAATTTTTAAATCTGTTAGCCTTACTGTTGGTGCTCCTGGTGGCAAGCTGTAGTCCTTACAAAAAGGGTTTACAAAGTTATCAGCTGGGAGAGTATCAGGTAGCAATTGAGCAGTTTAAAAAAGCGGGAGATAATAACCCCAAGGCCAATTTCTATATAGCCGAATCCTACAGATTATCTAACCGTATTGGTGAGGCAGAGCCTTATTATGCTGCTGCACTGCAGGGCGACCTGCAAGACGAAGAAGCCCGCTTCTACTATGGCTATGCCCTGAAGGCCAACAGCAAGTATACCGAAGCCCGTCAGCAGTTCCAGAACTACCTGCAGAGTTCGCCCAGAAACGAAGAGTTTAAGCAGCGTTCAAACAAGGAGCTAAGTAACCTGCAGGCCCTAAGCGACATCTTAAGCCGCGAGCCTGTATTTCAAATAAAGCACCTGCCCGAAATAAACACGCCGGAATCTGAATATGGTGCTGTTGCCCGCGGAAACGAATTATACTTTACCTCTTCGCGCAGCAGCGATAAAACGAACAAGGCTACCGGTAAATCTTTCACCAACCTGTACAAGGCAAATGTAGGCCAGGCCATGGAAGTAGTACCTACAACGGTACAGGAACTTCCGGCTGCCTTTAACCTCCCCGATCGTGCAGAAGGTACCATTGCTTTCAGCCCCGATGGCAATACCATGGTATTTGCCAGAGGCAATGCCAAAGGCAAAAAAGGAGGAGAAGAAGTAAATCTGTACATCAGCTATTTCCGCAATGAGCAGTGGTCTGAGCCCCAGATTCTGCCCATCAATGACCTGCGTTCCTGGGATAGCACGCCTGCTTTTAGCCGCAATGGCAAAACCCTCTACTTTGCCTCCAACCGCCGTGGTGGTATGGGTGGTGTAGACCTCTATTCCGCCCAGCTGGATGCCAGAGGAAACTGGGGCAGGGTACAAAATCTCGGTAAAGATATCAATACCGCAGGCAACGAAATGTTTCCCTATGTATCGGTAGATAACAGGCTTTATTTCAGCTCAGATGGCCACCCCGGCCTTGGTGGACTTGATCTCTTTATTGCTACCCGCCGCGATGGCAAGGTTTACATCGAGAACCTTAGTGAGCCCATGAACAGCCCGGCCGATGATTTTGGCCTGAGCTACTTTACCCTCGATAAAGGTTACTTCTCCAGCAACAGAGATGGTGGTGCCGGCGATGATGATATCTATGCGTTCATCAACAACTCCCCAGACCTGAAGATTGTAAACTACTACCTGGCAGGTGTAACCTACACCACCGACGAAAACAACAAGCAGGTAATTTTACCTAATGTACAGGTGCGCCTGATGGATAATGAGCAACGCCAGCAGGATGTTGTAGTATCTGATGAACAGGGCCGCTTCCGCTTTCAGCTGGAAGAAGGTGTACCGCAGTTCCTGATTATTGGTGAGCGCCAGGATTACTTTACCACCCGTAAAGAAATCTCTATGGAAGGCCGTTACCTTGATCGCACTAAGCTGAAGGAATTCAAGACAGATACTACCTATTATGCAGATCTGCTCCTTGACAAGATCGTACTGGATAAAGCTATTGTGCTTGAAAACATTTATTACGATTTTGATAAAGCAGAAATCAGGCAGGATGCTGCCAGGGAGCTGGATAAGCTGGTAACCGTACTCAAAGACAACCCTCAGCTGGTTATTGAGCTAAGCTCTCATACCGACTCCCGCGGTGATGTGGCCTACAACATAGACCTTTCGCAGCGCCGTGCAGAATCTGCCGTGCAGTATATTATTGCCAATGGTGTAGATGCCAGGCGTATTGCAGCCCGAGGCTATGGCAAAACAAGGCCAATCATCGAAAATGCAGAAACCGAAGACGAGCACCAGATTAACCGCCGTACTGAATTTAAAGTAACCGAAATTACACCAGAGGCACAGGTGGTAAGGCCGCAGGAGGATGCAGCAGAGGAAGAAGGCGTTCCGGTAATTGTTGACCCCGAGCAACAACAGACTCCGGCAAGACAAAGAGAGTCTAAACCGGAAAAACCCAGGAAACCAGAGCGTGATGCCGTATTCGACGAACTGAATGGCGACGGCAGATAATATCAGGAATAAATATTAGAAAAGTGCCCGGCATGCCGGGCATTTTGTATTTTTGCCCCTATGCAGCAGGACCGTTATATGCAGCGAGGCGTAAGTGCCTCTAAAGAAGATGTTCACAAGGCCATCAGCAAACTCGATAAAGGCCTTTTTCCAAA of the Flammeovirgaceae bacterium 311 genome contains:
- a CDS encoding hypothetical protein (COG1305 Transglutaminase-like enzymes, putative cysteine proteases), with the protein product MPHKLYTLLMLISLLPLQQALAVTGPGNQYPAAQIPEELKRGANAVIREEITTFKIVSTGKALETYTKVITVLNPQGDDEALMFAPYNQLDKLKKLEGVLYDASGKLVRKLKNADVSDHSYNDGGLINDIRYKIGRLKHNSYPYTVAWFTEGETGNMMFYPEWQPPVEEKIGVEQAQLEIVCPAGFALRHRTHGLQDPQISSEADGSKRYLWKVEKLAPGEPEPHAPFWQSEAYVLTAPAEFEVDGYKGNMESWQQLGVFMNQLLKGRDVLTPEAESKVKQLTSGLATPEEKVKAVYEYMQQNTRYVSIQLGIGGWQPFEASFVAQKGYGDCKALSNYTKALLKSVGIPSYYTIIHAGADGTNSVVADFPKRYFNHVILCVPLEKDTIWLECTSQTNPFNHMGSFTGNRKALLVTEEGGKLVNTRTYNAADNYRYTKTTVDLEQEQPQYELSRSFGGIQFDLPYEVMRADPQNQKKWLYEHADLPEVTIKQHNLQKAAGAAPVMLLKAEGVLQEKQIRSGTRMFLPLSINKFPLKAPRPMANRKTDFEQEWGYTYSDTLIYKVPASYTLEHLPEPQLTKTDFGEYSLKAEYRKGELISIATLQLKDGLYPAARYAEWVAFIQQVRSAHATKAVLVQAPQAASE
- a CDS encoding response regulator receiver protein (COG0784 FOG: CheY-like receiver), with protein sequence MSQEKINHILLVDDDEIHSNLCYELILRAGIANNVTIFNDAEEALSYLRNNVGNTEGLPDLIFLDINMPFMDGWDFLDSYEEFRAKMGKDIMLILLTSSVYKNDIEKAKQYKAVAEYIKTPISIDKLIQTRNDYFKHLKTA
- a CDS encoding ompa/motb domain protein (COG0457 FOG: TPR repeat), whose amino-acid sequence is MRKNQFLNLLALLLVLLVASCSPYKKGLQSYQLGEYQVAIEQFKKAGDNNPKANFYIAESYRLSNRIGEAEPYYAAALQGDLQDEEARFYYGYALKANSKYTEARQQFQNYLQSSPRNEEFKQRSNKELSNLQALSDILSREPVFQIKHLPEINTPESEYGAVARGNELYFTSSRSSDKTNKATGKSFTNLYKANVGQAMEVVPTTVQELPAAFNLPDRAEGTIAFSPDGNTMVFARGNAKGKKGGEEVNLYISYFRNEQWSEPQILPINDLRSWDSTPAFSRNGKTLYFASNRRGGMGGVDLYSAQLDARGNWGRVQNLGKDINTAGNEMFPYVSVDNRLYFSSDGHPGLGGLDLFIATRRDGKVYIENLSEPMNSPADDFGLSYFTLDKGYFSSNRDGGAGDDDIYAFINNSPDLKIVNYYLAGVTYTTDENNKQVILPNVQVRLMDNEQRQQDVVVSDEQGRFRFQLEEGVPQFLIIGERQDYFTTRKEISMEGRYLDRTKLKEFKTDTTYYADLLLDKIVLDKAIVLENIYYDFDKAEIRQDAARELDKLVTVLKDNPQLVIELSSHTDSRGDVAYNIDLSQRRAESAVQYIIANGVDARRIAARGYGKTRPIIENAETEDEHQINRRTEFKVTEITPEAQVVRPQEDAAEEEGVPVIVDPEQQQTPARQRESKPEKPRKPERDAVFDELNGDGR
- a CDS encoding aminopeptidase N (COG0308 Aminopeptidase N), yielding MHFFLYWGKQTFFFMILRMLSLACIAAIVTTSCAGPSEQTANEPTTSKVVQDIHSHARPDQAVVKHLNWDAKIDFGKKEIEAVARLDIEATRGTNELILDSKGLEIERVTLGEQEEMGTFEIGAFNEHMGSPLKIKIKPNTKRVNVYYKTGPDAEALQWLAPEQTAGKEHPFLFTQSQAILARSWVPIQDSPGIRFTYEATVQVPPALMALMSAENPTRRNVSGIYKFKMDQPIPAYLLALSVGDLEFSSISARTGVYAEPSMIKESAYEFAELDKMLVAAEELYGPYRWERYDLIVLPPSFPFGGMENPRLTFATPTILAGDRSLTSLVAHELAHSWSGNLVTNATWNDFWLNEGFTVYFERRIMESLYGKDYADMLAVLGRHDLEETVALLKQENKAADTKLYLSLEGRSPDDGMTDVAYEKGYFLLRYLEDQVGREKWDAFLREYFDKNAFSTMTTEAFLTYLSDNLLKPNNLSADELGLERWVYEEGLPDSMPVVTSERFQQVEQALEQWRGGTPASQLDTNDWSSHEWLHFIRNLPETLSQQQLTELDAAFGFTNSGNSEILAAWFIHAIAHDYEPAYAALDRFLNKVGRRKFLAPIYRKLAETEKGKELALNIYRRARTNYHFVSVSSIDKIVGYKELQEKDK